The window aattgatgcttctcatctgtctttcctcctgtctgtctctatcggtccctttctctgtatctttctctgtcagagaaaataaattaaacaaaaagaaacatacaacaggcaactctgagttgatgcttcctacttctcctccatctttctctctctctctctcctctctctaaaatcaataaataaaatcatttttaattggctaatgggcacataacacaatcaacagttcaaatgtacaaatgtttacctgaaacctatgtactcttattggtcaatgtcaccacattaaatttaaattctaaattaaaaacaaagaaaaaaattgtataaactTTTGTCCATAAAATGTGTCTTTTATGTGAGTATGAACAAATGTTTCTGAAATTGGAATAATGAGCAATCTCTTTCTAAATGAACATAAGTTCTAAGTCCAGCatcaacaaagaatatttttgaattaattatttctTATGCAACAAGATACTAAAGCTAAATTTTGACTGGACACAACACATGTGAAGTTACAAAGTTTATCCAAATCACTGTATGCCCAtctccaaaacaaagaaaatgacaaacacaagCATCCCTCAACAATATAAAGGGTATAAACCTAGACAGAGTGTAAAGCGGAAGAGTGGCTTGTGAGAACAGCTTTGGGGAAATCGCTGTGGAGATATGCCTGTCCCTCACCCCAAACGTTACGCGTGTGTGCATGAGAGGGGATGGATATGGAAAGGTATTTCAGAGTGCTATTCTGAGAAACTAGTAAACACTCCATATTGCTGGGCCCAAGAGACTAAAAATCTTAGCAAGAAGGATGGGCTGACTGACAGGTGGAGGCAGATGAGGATGGCTGGTTGACATCAGCCTACGTCAACAGTGTTTCTAAATTAATAGCATTTGTCAGGGTAGAGGTGCATGGATGTCTCCCTCTGGACTGACACAGAAGAGCCATAAGAATGTATTTTTGGAAAAAACCCAGTAATAGGGCCACTTGGAATTCCCATTACAAAATTTTGAAGCTGACCACTGACTTTCTAAGGATTAAAAAAGGAGTCAACCATAATCATAATAGACATTTTCTTCCTATGTCAAGGGTACTAGATTAAGAGGGCAACCAAAAGtttccaaaaaaagagaaataaaaagctttcaacATCTACCAGCCCAGAGACAGTTAGCCATTTGTTAAGATACCAGGTCAAGTAAGACCTTTCTGTCCCCTGACTGCTTCTCCCACCTTCTCTAATTGAGCCCTTACCTGAAATCTAAAGGAATCGAgccctgacctgtgctggcgcagtggataaggcatggaactggaatgctgaggtttccggTTCAAATTCTtgggcttgccagtcaaggctcatacaagaAGCCACGGGTTGATGTTTTTCACTTCTACCCacacccctctcttttctccaaaataaaatgtaagggaATCTTTGCTCTGAATTATCTCATAAGAAGAAAATTCCTgaagttttctgggtttttatttaggtgctgatAAACACTTTCTCACACAATAATAATTTTGAAGGATGACAAGAGATAAGATTAAAAGTCTTATTTTGAATAAGTGTTGGTTCCTTAACAGCCAAATCGCTTAAATATAATCTTCATAGGACCAGATTCAAAAGCTTCCGAAACAAAACGGTTAGACATAAAATTAGGAAACACCACTCACTTGGAAGAAGTATGAAATTAAACTGACAAGTATAAGCATAATATTGAGAGCTCTGACAAATGACCCATCTGGGACTCATATTTATTCCACCATCACTATCTAAACCACAACTATCAGGAATCTTCGGAGAAATAGACATTTTGTCTCCAGTTGATGGAAATGCTTCATAGATTTGTGAGTTCACCGTGTTCCTTTCTCATTAGCCCATGTGACTAAGAGTAAGGCTTTCTGATGGCAATTGGATGGGAATTACAAACTCAGGTGCTGAAACGGTATGACAGCACTTGATTATGAGATTATGAGGTTTATGTGGAAGTTGTGGTAAGTGTGAATTAGACATATAAGttctcttcaaaaataaaaatacacaattcAAAACACTGTCATATAAAAGACCAACATTGAAAAGTATTAGAACTAAATTTAATCCCAGATTCTTCCCAAAAAATCTGAATTTTAGTTGTGAATGCTACAGAagccaaaattaaataattaattaattaattaataaaaggaaACACTTCTATTCTGATAACCAAATACACATCACAGCTAAGGAAGATTAATGATAGAGGAACATCCTGTAGCTTCATTTTCCTACAAAGGTTTATTTACCCAAAAGTGATGTTCAAGAAGTAAGGAAAATAAAGCCCCTTCTCTCCCATCCTTACAAAATTtccactttcctttctctttccccatcaCGCATAGTTCTCTGTCCTCCCTTATTACCTGTACTCTTCCTtctgtatattcttgcctcaaactctcttcctgcctctgcctctcctttgTGAAGAGCAGTGGGAGGACCCCAACGAGCAACTGACTGGCTAATATTACCGATTTCATTCAGCCATTATACACATCCCTCCCTTGCCACTCACAGACTTAATTTTGAGAGGTTTCCCAGTGGCAGGGCAGGTTTTCACTGATGTTTCAGCTTAATGGACTTAGAAGGCTCAAGAGTATATATGCTCCTAGTGAAGTAGGCTCAGGTCCAGATTTCTAGAGTTGCACTTTCTCAGAACATCTCTAATCTTAAGGTTGTCAAGACAGCAACCTTAATTCTCTAAGAGTTCAGATTTTATGAATTTagctctttgctttttaaatgagaggaggggagacaaagccagactcccacatgcgccaccaccgggatccacccagcaagtcccctacagggtgatgctctttttagcacctgggaTGAGactcaatggagccatcctcagtactagGGGTGGCAGtggccaacttgctagaaccaatggagccatggctgcgagagggggagtgagagagaagggggaagtgtTGGCGAAGCAGTAGGTCACTttcactgtgtgccctgaccagaaaatgaacctgggacaaccacattccaggccgatgctgtaccactgagccaactggccagggcctggattagCTCTTATGACCACATTCATAAGGAAAAGCATGAAACCTAGAATAAAAAATTGGTGCATGCACACTGATTCTGTCAATAGtcaatacttttatttctgaaaaacacATTGTATAGGAAGCAAAATTTCCTAGTGTGTATGGGCAGATGTTGGTAGAATTCAAGTAAGGATCATCATAGGTTGTTCAAAATGGTCGTGGGCTTTAAATAGAAACCATAATCTAATGCAGCCCTCTCCgatttcttgtttgtttccctATAAGAATATTATTCCTTTCCTGACCATGAAACAAAATAAGCTATTAGGATATATACATTGGAACTTACACATATAATTTACCAATTGAAGTCATTCTTTGCTACACCATAACTTTTTCATGGCATTTTTCACCTCTGCATTTCTCAGTGTATAGATTAGAGGGTTGAGCAAGGGTGTCCCGATGGTATAAAACACAGCCACCATCTTGTCCAATGGAAATGTGGTTGGTGGAcgtgtatatatgaatatacacgggccaaaaaataagacaattacaataaagtgggaggtacacGTGGAAAGGGCTTTTTGCCTTCCTTCTGCACTGTGGTTTCTCAGTGAATACAGGATAACTACATAGGAGGCAAGCAGGATTATAAAACTCACTATGCAAATGAAACcactattaaaaacaatgagcAAATTTATCACATAAGTGTCCATGCAGGCAAGTTTCAACAAGGGCTGCAAGTCACAAAAATAGTGGTCAATCACATTGGGGCCACAGAAGGGCAATTGCAAAGCTAGGAAAATCTGTGCTGAAGAGTGGATACAAGAGCCCACCCAGGCCAGTACCACCAACACACCACAGACTCTCTGGCTCATGATGATGGTGTATCGCAAGGGCTTACAAATGGCAACATAGCGATCAAAGGCCATGAGGATGAGCACAAAGGTCTCCATGCACCCAAAGAAATGGGCTGCAAACACCTGAGTCATGCACTCATTGTAGGAAATGGTCTTCTCCTGAGAAAGGGCATCCACAATCAATCTGGGGGCTGTGGTTGTAGAGAAGCAGGCATCAGCAAAGGACagatagaaaaggaagaagtacatgggacTCTCCAGGGTCCTGCTTGTTTTAATCGTCGCTACAATGAGAAAGTTCCCCGACAGTGTCGCAAGGTAAAGAATCAAGAAGATTCCAAATATTGCTTTCTGCTTTCCTGCATCCTGTGTCAACCCAAACAGAATGAATTCAATCACACTGTTATTCATCGCCATACTAGTGGCCATAGGTAAGATGCAGTTGGCAAAGGTTTAAtctgcagagagaaaaagagaagagccaTTCTGAGATCAGCAACTGAACTCTACATTCCTTGTTTCTGCTCCATCCTGTTACCTCCAACTGCCTTTCATCCACTGTGAATCTCTGTACACATGCAAATACGCAAGCCCCTCCCAGATCCATCTGTTGTTCAGAAACTCACTGCATTAGACCAAAAGCTTTtacattcaaagaataaaaaaaaaataaacgtccttgcctgaccaggccgtggtgcaatggataaagcatcggattgAAACgtaaggacccaagttcaaatcccCTAGGTCTCCTGcatgagagtgggctcatctagcttgagcacagtgttccAGGcctgaatgtgggatcacagacatgacctgaaagttgctcgcttgagcccaaggtcactggcttgagcctaaggttgccggcttgaacaaggggtccctcactctgctgtagccccacaggccaatgcacatatgagaaagcaatcaatgaacaacaaaagagccacaacaagaatattgcttctcatctctgtcccttcctgtctgtctttcactatctgttcctctctctctcttgctgtctctgtaaaaaatataaataaaaaaacaaacaaataaataaataaatgtccttttaaaagtttgatttgTACCAAGACTGATAACTGCAGAACTTGTACtttccttgggcaagtgacttaacctctttgAACTTCAGCCTCCTgtgaaaaatgaagaacaaatacTGGCCCCACCATATTCTGATTGTTTCTAagaattataaaaagatttatactcacacataaacacacacatacacacgtataTTTCATGGATGATGCATCTTATCTGTGAGCTTCTAAATCTGAACAGCATTAGGCCAATATAATTAAGCACTGATATTGTTAGAGAATccctctgaaaaaaatatttcagtttggTTCACTCCGTTTTGTGTCCATCATCCCTAACACTTTCAGGACACTAGATAAAATGtgctttatttttaacagttataTTTTGCTGATACCTCTTGTGTACATGTCTACTCCATTGACAATCTTCATATAACAAATGTCTGGGTGATATTTTGAGGTTGGCAAATACAGGGAAACGATTGTTTACTCTATCTAGAACTGATTCCCTTAGATTACTGAATCTATCTGCCCATAAATTTGAACTGACATAAAATTTCTAATATGCCTATAGTCTAAGTAGCAATAGTATTTTTACTCATCTATGTTCCTCTTTACCCTAAATTCCCACtaaaaacattatttgaaaaaaattttatgatttttcaagTCCTTATTCTTTGCATATATAGTTTATGTGATTGAACTCATCATATAATATCATTTTGTGTTTTGATGTTCGCTTAGAactattttaacatttcttaccaTACTCTTATATTTTCcatagttttaaatttaatagtGTGATAATGTGTCAATTTTGtccattgatatatttttattgcttctagTTGTCACtcataaataacaattttacaaAAACTTTAGAATACCTTCCCAAGTATAATACTGCTGACCCAAATGCCAGAGATGATTACTGCTATTGacaaaaattaaatcttttaaatatattgtgcCTTTTTATTAGCTATATTTTACTATACAAATAATCCATAATCatgaccaaatattcaaagtaagagAATGTAAGAAGAAAATACTAAACTCTCTCTCCAAATTATTTGAATCTATAATCCCACTCTCCATTTggtttcttgtctgtctttccagaaaatttctttaagtatatttccatatgtgtttatgtatagattcttttttatatacaggTATGGCCAACACAATATTATTTTGTAGAAAAACTGATGCACAAGCAAAAAAAGCACAGGTTATCTCATATcttatgacattattttattatctgaCTTGCTTAATAgattaaaaattgcattttaaatatattcatatattttattgccatgtttaatattttaatacagttttctaaaaatatttttccttgaaaaatctttttctcttttgtcggCTCActttttacaatctggatattTACCTAGTATAGATATTAATCTAGCAAAAGCACTTATTTCTTGATTAAGAGTACAGTTACTGAAACTGGATGGCCtgaattcaaatcccagctcccctATTTCCTGGCCATGCAGTCTTGGGAAAACCACTTTTTAAATAATCCTGGCTACTCTGCCGATGAAATGAGGAAAAATTATGGCTCAGAATAAAAACTATAGAAGCCTCAGCCTCTGCTACTTCCACTATTaggattttgttattatttttcatttcccataaatttttacTTCCTATATATGTCAAACTgtcaatttcctcttttttagtctataattttcaaatttttttaaaattatagtatgtGTTCACTTTCATAATTACATAATTATGATTAATTGCAAATACTGAATCAAAGTTATCTATCGGATGAGTTATGAGGAAGGGGGAAAAGATTCATCTGTTCTTAACAATTTAATATAAGCTTTAAGATAATGTAAGTAAAAGCACTAATGATGTAAGTCACTATGGTATTAGAAGAGTATAAATTCTTAAAGGACAGATTGGACAGTGAAAACTACAGCACTATGTGAACACATGGACTATAACATGAACTGAAGAGAGGCAGGACCTAAGCCAGGTTCTCTGAGACACAAATATTCAAAAGCAGAGCGGAGAGGTGGGTCACACAGTGGTCAGTGCATCGAGCCTGTAGCCACACAGCCTGATTCACGCCCCACACAACCACCTGTTACGGTGGGAGAGCTATCATGTCCCCTCAtacctctgtgcctcattttcttcCCCTGTAAACACACATAATAAAATCACCTACCCTTTCGGGTTGCTATGGAGGTCAGACAATTCCATATGTGCAAAGCCTATAGAGGATGCAGGTAGGCAGGTAGGTGGCCTCTGCAGTTGGAGAGCTAACATTCATTAGGATTATTAATCTTGGCGCTCCAAGAGGTACCTCccacttttcaaaaatattaatccAAATTGTTCATCTACCCATAACACAGCTGTGCTGATCTTCTAAATCTTAGGTTTCTTGTCTGAGTGACTGAACTGTCGCGCATGCTCCTCCTCTCGCGGTGATCAGAAACTATGATTGACAATTCTGAAtacctttaataaatatttaaaaataaataaagtgcataACTTCTTTAATATAGCAAGCCCTGATGAGAggcaagtagaaataaaatagtcCCTTGGTTGTGACGATGTTTGGGGTCCAGAAatatgaaaatcagaaaagtgAGCATTAGGAATAAAAAACATGAAATCAAAGTTTTAATGACAGTAAGGCAAATGTATAAGCAACTAGAGGAAAGATCAATATGAAACCTCCAGAGTAGCCAGATTCTAACGTCACAGGAGGGAGGTTTGGAAAAGTCAGTTTTCCTCCTAGCCAAAGTCCATGAAAGCCAGGTTATGAggtgtaaatatattttaataggtgaaatataaaacttgGAAGCATACAAAACAGGAGAATAGATTTTACTAAGATTTATCCAGCACCTAAGAAAAAACTACACTCACATTTGTTTAACAGAAGTTAGTCATCTTTTCTTTCTAGATTTAGTTCAACTAGACTTTGAGCTGACCTATCATGAAGTGTCCACCTCCCTCAAGATGTTCGAGTTCCCGTGAAgacatctgtctttctctcccttgcaCTTGGAAACTCAGTGGAAGGCATACAAATGACCCCCAACAAAATAAAGACTGGCCTGCAGGCACCCCAACTATGATTGGAGGTGGCTTCTGAATTGGCACTTCCTTTCTTAAAGGATTAGAGTGCTCACTTTCAGTAAGCTTCTGTGGGACACAGAAAAATTAAGCATCTCCTCCCAGCTTTAATAGGATCCTCTGTTGTCATGGTTGTCACTGTTCaggctttacatatattttagagCAGTCATACGTTCCCAGCACAATTGAGAGAAAGCTATGGAGATTATCCATATAGTCCCTGCCTCTACACATGAATAACCGTCACACACCATTAACACCTCCCCCCAGAGGGGCACATCTGCTCTAAATGATAGAGCCACAATGAATGACACATCAGAATCACCCCAAACCCATAATTTACCTTTGGGCTCACTCACAGTAGTGTACGTTCTACGGGTCTGGATAAACGTGTGATGATATAGGTCCGTCGTTTTAAACACCTACAaggtattttcactgccctaaatatAGTGTCATTGTTATagtcacaaaacataaaatataattccTTTCACACAATGTCCAATATTCAATACTTTCTACATAATATGTCTCGCACAATTTACTTTCAGATATCTGTGTCGGTTTTTAACGTGAGAATTATTAGCTCATACATACCAGTCAGGCTGTTATTTCATAAATGTCAGTTATTATACATGGCCAGTCCTAGAATTCATTAATGGAATCCTCATATGGATATTTTATGTTCCCAGAGTGAAAGGACACAATTTCATATAtgccatctccctctccctccccttaccTCCTTATCATTCCTTGAAAAATTGTAAAAGTATAGAGACCAACGAGAGGACACCGCCTGCGTCTAGATCGGCCCAAACAGGAGCATAACGGTAGGGTGCACGAATTTGGTAGAAAAAACCGTGCGCGCGGCTGCGCTTTCCCACCCGGAGTCGTTACAGATGTGGGAAAAAATGCTTCCTGAAAGCAGTTTGTTTTTGAAGGGTATGGTGCTGGGAAGCCTTTTCTGTGCCTTGATCACTATGCTAGGACACATTAGGATTggttatgtaaataaaatgtacCATGAACATCACCTGCAAGCTCCTAATAAAGAAGGCATCTTGAAATTTTCAGATGAACGCCTGGAGCTCAGTAAGAAGTTTCGGGTTTACTGTATCATCCTCGTAAAACCCAAAGATGTGCGTCTTTCGGCTGCAGTGAAGGAGACTTGGGCCAAACACTGTGACAAAGCAGAGTTCTTCAGTTCTGAAACTGTTCAAGTGTTTGAGTCGATTAACATGGGAACAAATGACATGTGGTTAATGATGAGAAAGGCTTACAAACACGCCTTTGATAAATATCAAGACCAGTACAGCTGGTTCTTCCTTGTACGCCCCACAACGTTTGCTATTATTGAAAACCTgaagtattttttgtttaaaaaggacCCATCACAACCTTTCTACCTAGGCCGCACTGTAAAATCTGGAGACCTTGAATATGTGAATGTGGAAGGAGGAATTGTCTTAAGTATAGAATCAGTGAAAAGACTTAACAGCCTTCTCAGTGTTTCTGAAAAGTGTCCTGAACAGAGAGGGATGATTTGGAAGATATCTGAAGATAAGCAGCTAGCAGTCTGCCTGAAATATGGTGGAGTGTTTGCAGAAAATGTAGAAGATTCTGAAGGAAAAGATGTATTTAATACCAAATCTGTTGGGCTTTTAATTCAAGAGGCATTGACTAATCAAACCAACCTGGTAGTAGAAGGATGTTGTTCAGATATGGCTGTTACTTTTAATGGACTGACTCCTAATCAGATGCATGTGATGATGTATGGGGTGTACCGACTTAGGGCATTTGGGCATCTTTTCAGTGATGCATTGGCTTTCTTACCTCCAAAGGATTCTGACAATGACTGAGAAGTGAAACGAGAATATATATGTGATTACCATATAGTACAtgtactgtcattatttgcaataACAACTATGTATCCAACTCAGcagcatgtttctttttttatttttcagtttggtGACACTGGTTTAATCACACATTAAAATGTaggattacatttttaaatagggtGGGTTTTTCCCTTAAAACATACATGAAAATTTCCAATATGttagaaggaaatattttaagaataattttacaaataaagcatatattcataaatatactTATGCTATTAATTCTaaataatgaacatttaaaatctgtggcatgttttctttctgattgattaaaatatttaaatgtttttttcactTTCAAAGATATGCAAATGTTTTGCTAGTTGTGAATTTGTGAATAAAGTAAATCTTTTAGCTGTGCTTCCATTACTTCTCATGTCAGTTTCTGTTCTAAGGCTCCACAAGTGACAGTGAGTTTGCTTCCTCAAAATACACAACCAAGCAACAAAGGAAATGGACCCAAGTAATGAAAAACTGGAAACTGAAATCCATCCTTGAGAGAATGAGTGACAATTACTTACAGAGTTTAAGTTTCCCTGGGAGCTAACCTAGGGGAGTTCTTAGCGTACACAATTGTATTGTAACTCTCTGTACTTCTCTGTGCAGATCCTGGAATTGGAGAAGTGACAATGAAGAATATAATGTCATTTAACAATGTTGTTTCCCAGTGAATCAAGCTCTTATCTGTGgtttggataaaaaaaatatatcagttgagtaagaggcaagagaaaggaaatagtTTAGTGCAGCTTCAACACttacctttctcttttaaaaaaacaggtgATATCCAGCCGAGAGCTCATAGTTTTCACTCCTTCTGTTCTGATTTACCTTGACGATGAATCTTGCACATGAGTTT is drawn from Saccopteryx leptura isolate mSacLep1 chromosome 1, mSacLep1_pri_phased_curated, whole genome shotgun sequence and contains these coding sequences:
- the LOC136388682 gene encoding C1GALT1-specific chaperone 1-like — its product is MLPESSLFLKGMVLGSLFCALITMLGHIRIGYVNKMYHEHHLQAPNKEGILKFSDERLELSKKFRVYCIILVKPKDVRLSAAVKETWAKHCDKAEFFSSETVQVFESINMGTNDMWLMMRKAYKHAFDKYQDQYSWFFLVRPTTFAIIENLKYFLFKKDPSQPFYLGRTVKSGDLEYVNVEGGIVLSIESVKRLNSLLSVSEKCPEQRGMIWKISEDKQLAVCLKYGGVFAENVEDSEGKDVFNTKSVGLLIQEALTNQTNLVVEGCCSDMAVTFNGLTPNQMHVMMYGVYRLRAFGHLFSDALAFLPPKDSDND
- the LOC136387946 gene encoding olfactory receptor 4C11-like; protein product: MATSMAMNNSVIEFILFGLTQDAGKQKAIFGIFLILYLATLSGNFLIVATIKTSRTLESPMYFFLFYLSFADACFSTTTAPRLIVDALSQEKTISYNECMTQVFAAHFFGCMETFVLILMAFDRYVAICKPLRYTIIMSQRVCGVLVVLAWVGSCIHSSAQIFLALQLPFCGPNVIDHYFCDLQPLLKLACMDTYVINLLIVFNSGFICIVSFIILLASYVVILYSLRNHSAEGRQKALSTCTSHFIVIVLFFGPCIFIYTRPPTTFPLDKMVAVFYTIGTPLLNPLIYTLRNAEVKNAMKKLWCSKE